One window of Rasiella rasia genomic DNA carries:
- a CDS encoding RNA polymerase sigma factor: MALTHQDISTVLVLCKKGNQLAQLEVYNRYNKAMYNVAYRIVKDTALAEDCMQEAFISAFTKLDSFKGDAAFGAWLKRIVVNNSLVQYKKSKRYVPISENLENGEEMEYHDGLASEDYSSLKVQHIRSGMRELNSSYERILNLHFIEGYDYEEICDILEISYSNCRTLISRAKESLRKKLKVES; encoded by the coding sequence TTGGCACTAACCCACCAGGACATATCAACCGTACTCGTTCTTTGTAAAAAAGGCAATCAGTTAGCACAACTAGAAGTGTACAACCGCTATAATAAGGCAATGTATAATGTTGCTTATAGAATTGTAAAAGACACGGCTTTGGCAGAAGATTGTATGCAAGAGGCCTTTATTTCAGCTTTTACCAAGCTAGATAGTTTTAAAGGAGATGCTGCTTTTGGAGCTTGGTTAAAACGTATTGTAGTAAATAATAGTCTAGTGCAATACAAAAAGAGCAAGCGCTATGTGCCTATTTCTGAAAATCTAGAAAATGGAGAAGAAATGGAATATCATGACGGACTGGCAAGTGAGGACTACAGTTCACTGAAAGTGCAACACATACGCTCGGGCATGCGCGAACTAAACAGTAGTTACGAGCGTATTTTGAACCTCCACTTTATTGAAGGGTATGACTATGAAGAAATATGTGACATACTAGAGATTAGTTACTCAAACTGTAGAACCCTGATCTCTAGAGCAAAAGAAAGTTTACGAAAAAAATTGAAAGTAGAATCATGA
- a CDS encoding T9SS type A sorting domain-containing protein, protein MKNIVFLLAFVGMTNAQNIDPDFFNQTWYLYEVYDSDFEITFVVDGYQPYAGKPTIDQIMPYIIIEDTFEFNGVGICNTINGTLEEDPIEGWLRTVTTSQTTNTCGFYEDQDERLIFGPFAVVNPDPTFFTIVTPTVSDDSDGFQTMQFGTQPFLQYTYRNTPILALGEEERNKIAVYPNPVNDILFIDTQSQPIDTVRVFSMAGTIVSEVVLSPNNHIVNTSRLAKGIYFVTISAENRTQTFKVVKE, encoded by the coding sequence ATGAAAAATATAGTCTTTCTATTAGCATTTGTCGGAATGACCAACGCCCAAAATATAGATCCAGATTTTTTTAATCAGACGTGGTATTTATATGAAGTATATGATAGTGATTTTGAAATAACTTTTGTTGTAGATGGGTACCAACCCTATGCTGGTAAACCAACCATAGACCAAATTATGCCCTATATAATTATTGAAGATACCTTTGAATTTAATGGTGTTGGAATATGTAACACCATTAACGGTACGCTAGAAGAAGACCCTATTGAAGGGTGGCTAAGAACTGTTACGACCAGCCAAACTACAAATACATGTGGTTTTTATGAAGACCAAGACGAACGCTTAATCTTTGGCCCTTTTGCCGTTGTAAATCCGGATCCAACCTTTTTTACGATCGTTACTCCAACAGTTAGCGACGATAGTGATGGTTTTCAAACCATGCAATTTGGCACACAGCCGTTTTTACAGTACACTTATAGAAATACTCCCATATTAGCTTTGGGAGAAGAAGAACGCAACAAGATTGCCGTATACCCTAATCCTGTAAATGATATACTTTTTATAGATACGCAAAGTCAACCAATTGATACTGTTCGGGTTTTTTCTATGGCTGGTACTATAGTATCAGAAGTGGTCTTAAGCCCCAATAACCATATAGTTAACACTTCTAGGCTCGCCAAGGGCATTTATTTTGTAACGATTTCCGCAGAAAATCGCACCCAGACGTTTAAAGTAGTAAAGGAATAA
- a CDS encoding S8 family peptidase, which translates to MIKKLFFTFAVLATTLSTAQEANYVENQILVQLAQNTEATILMQEVSEVNIIETRLVSRPLNIWLLKLEPSELDENEAITALYRNSNVLIAQKNHTVRSRATEPNDVGFDNQWQYKQASDGDIDADEAWDITTGGTTMNDNVIVAAALDDGIDLNHEDFENNLWTNEAEIPDNGIDDDGNGYIDDYQGWSIVTNDDNISGGGHGTPVAGIIGAKGNNEIGVSGVNWDVKVMVIKNNFNTNEARVIEAYSYALEARMLYNSTNGAEGAFVVSTNASWGVDFGDPNDAPLWCGLYDTLGENGILSCGATINGNFNVDDVGDLPTACPSEYLITVTNMDITDMKVTSAGYGLKTIDLGAHGAGAYTTSAGNSYGGFGGTSGATPHVTGAIALLYSAPCQSFADLAISNPSQAAKNVRDYIFEGVDPNPSLEGITTTGGRLNLNNALLGLMDDCETLSIQGFQGDDKLVVLYPNPAQDLVSIKHESNKTIERITVYSLDGKQVQHQPSLTNNTINVSKLAAGMYVIKVVFEGDVTIYNNTLIKR; encoded by the coding sequence ATGATAAAGAAATTATTTTTCACTTTTGCTGTATTAGCAACAACCTTGTCTACCGCCCAAGAGGCCAATTATGTAGAAAATCAAATACTTGTTCAACTTGCTCAAAATACAGAAGCCACAATCCTGATGCAGGAAGTTTCAGAAGTAAATATTATAGAGACCAGATTAGTGTCACGTCCCTTAAACATTTGGTTACTGAAATTAGAACCTTCAGAATTAGATGAAAACGAAGCAATTACCGCCTTATATCGAAATTCAAATGTGTTAATTGCCCAGAAAAACCATACAGTTCGCTCTCGTGCTACAGAACCAAACGATGTTGGTTTTGATAACCAATGGCAATACAAACAAGCCAGCGATGGAGATATCGATGCAGATGAAGCATGGGATATCACTACTGGCGGAACAACCATGAACGACAACGTAATTGTAGCTGCCGCCTTAGATGATGGTATCGATTTAAATCATGAAGATTTTGAAAATAACCTATGGACAAACGAAGCAGAAATTCCAGATAATGGCATAGACGATGACGGCAACGGTTATATAGACGATTACCAAGGTTGGAGCATTGTTACTAATGATGATAATATTTCCGGAGGTGGTCATGGAACCCCCGTAGCCGGAATTATTGGCGCCAAAGGAAACAATGAAATTGGCGTGTCTGGTGTAAACTGGGATGTTAAGGTAATGGTGATTAAAAACAACTTTAACACCAATGAAGCTAGAGTGATTGAAGCATATAGCTACGCATTAGAGGCTAGAATGTTGTACAATAGCACCAATGGAGCAGAAGGTGCCTTTGTGGTTTCTACAAATGCGTCATGGGGAGTAGATTTTGGTGACCCTAACGATGCGCCGCTATGGTGTGGGCTCTATGATACCTTGGGCGAAAACGGAATTTTAAGTTGCGGAGCTACTATTAATGGTAATTTTAACGTAGATGATGTAGGCGATTTGCCAACGGCTTGCCCAAGTGAATATCTAATTACTGTAACCAATATGGATATTACAGATATGAAGGTTACTTCGGCGGGATATGGCCTAAAAACTATAGACCTTGGAGCACATGGTGCCGGTGCGTACACAACGAGTGCAGGTAATAGCTATGGTGGTTTTGGAGGTACTTCGGGTGCAACACCGCATGTAACAGGTGCAATTGCATTACTGTATTCTGCGCCTTGCCAATCGTTTGCAGATTTAGCTATTTCCAATCCGTCACAGGCCGCTAAAAACGTACGAGATTATATTTTTGAAGGCGTAGATCCTAATCCGTCGCTTGAAGGCATTACTACTACTGGCGGCCGATTAAACCTTAATAATGCGCTATTAGGCCTTATGGACGATTGTGAAACGCTGTCTATTCAAGGGTTTCAAGGCGATGATAAGCTAGTTGTGTTGTATCCAAATCCGGCACAAGACCTGGTTTCCATAAAGCATGAATCAAACAAAACTATTGAGCGCATTACAGTCTATAGCTTAGATGGTAAACAAGTTCAGCACCAACCCTCGTTAACTAATAATACCATAAACGTAAGCAAGCTAGCGGCGGGTATGTATGTGATTAAGGTTGTTTTTGAAGGGGATGTAACAATCTATAACAATACGCTTATTAAACGTTAA
- a CDS encoding DUF4097 family beta strand repeat-containing protein, with protein sequence MKQLYNILFIVALLPAVAFANNDKFKGKYTKEKKIHKEYDVNANAVLEIVNSFGNITIETWNQNKTVLDIVIKTNGNKEDKVIERLEDISVNFTASGSKVFAKTMFEKKTTNWWGKGNNNVSVDVSYTIKMPITNSVDLSNDFGTVRIDKLEGHAKITNDHGKLILGALWGEDNLLNFDHSGNSTIEFMKSGKIYADHSSYTLNKAESLQLNCDHTKTEIGEVKDLNYNNDFGKISINKVNNILGRGEHIGHNIGTVSGSLDIKTDFGGVRVDRLEKTCKNVLIKSEYGSVKLGLASDYNFDFVANLNYAGLKGKELLTFTKKHEDHSDKVYEGYFGTQGSGNTVTIISNFGGITLTKL encoded by the coding sequence ATGAAACAACTATATAATATACTTTTTATAGTAGCATTATTGCCCGCGGTGGCATTTGCTAACAATGATAAGTTTAAAGGAAAATACACCAAAGAAAAAAAGATTCATAAAGAATATGATGTCAATGCTAATGCTGTACTCGAGATAGTGAATTCTTTTGGAAATATCACCATAGAAACCTGGAACCAAAATAAAACGGTTTTGGATATAGTAATTAAAACAAACGGAAATAAAGAAGACAAGGTTATAGAGAGATTAGAAGATATTTCTGTAAACTTTACCGCTAGTGGTTCCAAAGTGTTTGCCAAAACAATGTTTGAAAAAAAGACAACCAACTGGTGGGGCAAAGGAAACAATAATGTCTCTGTAGATGTAAGCTACACTATAAAAATGCCTATAACTAATAGTGTTGACCTAAGTAACGATTTTGGCACGGTTCGAATAGATAAGCTTGAGGGCCACGCTAAAATTACCAATGACCACGGAAAGCTTATCCTAGGAGCGCTTTGGGGAGAAGATAATTTACTAAATTTTGACCATAGTGGTAATTCAACTATCGAGTTTATGAAAAGTGGTAAAATCTATGCAGACCACTCTAGTTATACACTCAATAAGGCCGAATCGTTGCAATTGAACTGTGACCATACCAAAACGGAAATTGGGGAGGTGAAAGATTTAAATTACAACAACGACTTCGGAAAAATTTCCATAAATAAAGTAAACAACATTCTTGGACGTGGCGAACATATTGGTCATAATATAGGTACGGTTTCGGGCTCACTCGATATAAAAACAGATTTTGGTGGTGTTCGGGTAGACCGTTTAGAAAAAACCTGCAAGAATGTGCTTATTAAGTCTGAATACGGTTCGGTAAAACTGGGGTTAGCATCAGATTATAACTTCGATTTTGTGGCAAACCTTAACTATGCTGGGCTAAAAGGCAAAGAGTTACTCACATTCACAAAAAAGCATGAAGATCATTCAGACAAAGTATACGAAGGATATTTCGGTACACAAGGCAGTGGAAACACAGTAACTATTATCTCAAATTTTGGAGGAATCACCCTCACTAAACTATAA
- a CDS encoding DUF4377 domain-containing protein, protein MKFLVSCFLVLLTVNACGNASEDSTKTVTFYVNSTTVSCEGAGKMQCLQIKKEDATASSDWINFYGTIKGFEFQQGYRYKLSVEETQLDPSKVPADAATVTYTLVEVLEKKQDPTLQLHDIWSLQSIGGMSLESDRYAASKETPRLEIFVAEKRIGGTNGCNNFFGTIESLSETNISFTKMGSTKMMCPNMEIPNLFTNALAETATYKIEKLYLYLYDTSGNELLKFIKVD, encoded by the coding sequence ATGAAATTTTTAGTCAGTTGCTTCCTTGTCTTACTCACTGTTAACGCCTGTGGAAATGCTTCCGAAGACAGCACAAAAACAGTAACCTTTTATGTGAACAGCACTACCGTTTCGTGTGAAGGTGCTGGAAAAATGCAATGCCTCCAGATAAAAAAGGAAGATGCTACAGCTTCAAGCGATTGGATTAATTTCTACGGAACTATTAAAGGCTTTGAATTTCAGCAAGGATATCGTTATAAACTTTCCGTAGAAGAAACACAATTAGACCCTAGTAAAGTACCCGCAGATGCTGCTACAGTAACATATACCCTCGTTGAAGTGCTTGAAAAAAAACAAGACCCTACCCTGCAGTTACACGACATTTGGAGTTTACAATCTATAGGCGGTATGTCGCTAGAAAGCGACCGTTATGCAGCGTCTAAGGAAACGCCTCGATTAGAAATTTTTGTGGCCGAAAAACGAATTGGGGGTACCAATGGCTGTAACAACTTTTTTGGAACCATTGAATCGCTTTCTGAAACCAACATTTCATTTACAAAAATGGGCAGTACTAAAATGATGTGCCCAAATATGGAAATTCCTAACCTGTTTACTAATGCTTTAGCAGAAACTGCTACTTATAAAATTGAAAAACTTTACCTTTATCTTTACGATACGAGCGGTAATGAGCTGTTAAAGTTTATAAAGGTAGATTAA
- the cmk gene encoding (d)CMP kinase, with protein MPKITIAVDGYSSTGKSTVAKQLADWLDYVYVDTGAMYRAVTLYAMRNNMIANEQVATQKLIAALPNIQLQFKKNKAGKAEIHLNGENVEKHIRHLEVSEYVSPVATISEVRKKLVEQQQQMGKGMGVVMDGRDIGTVVFPEAELKIFMTASAETRALRRYNELIERGDTVTYTDVLENVQERDHIDTTREDSPLRKAKDAIEIDNSEMNLEDQFHTILQLAKDRIAGRV; from the coding sequence ATGCCAAAAATTACTATAGCCGTAGATGGCTATTCTTCTACCGGAAAGAGTACTGTAGCCAAGCAATTGGCAGATTGGCTAGACTATGTGTATGTAGATACGGGCGCTATGTACAGAGCTGTTACTTTATACGCAATGCGTAACAACATGATTGCCAACGAGCAGGTAGCCACACAGAAACTTATTGCTGCTTTGCCAAATATTCAGCTTCAGTTTAAGAAAAACAAAGCTGGAAAAGCTGAGATTCATCTTAATGGAGAAAATGTAGAAAAACATATAAGACATTTAGAAGTTTCAGAATATGTAAGTCCGGTGGCGACGATTTCCGAAGTGCGTAAAAAATTGGTAGAACAACAGCAACAAATGGGTAAGGGCATGGGAGTTGTAATGGACGGCCGAGATATAGGTACTGTGGTATTTCCTGAAGCCGAATTAAAAATATTTATGACAGCTTCTGCCGAAACAAGAGCACTACGCAGGTATAATGAATTAATTGAAAGAGGAGATACTGTTACGTACACCGACGTATTAGAAAATGTGCAAGAACGCGATCATATAGACACTACGCGAGAAGATTCGCCATTACGCAAGGCAAAAGATGCAATAGAAATCGACAATTCTGAAATGAATCTTGAAGACCAATTTCATACCATTCTACAATTGGCTAAAGATCGCATTGCTGGCAGGGTTTAA
- the rpsA gene encoding 30S ribosomal protein S1 has translation MADKATKEAVVEETTAAAAPEAVETTTEKAVEEKTPQQANPEKFLADFNWHNYQEGIDPVDGEQLEEFEKLVAENFVDTLDDEVVEGEVIHISDRDAIIDINAKSEGVISLNEFRYNPDLKVGDKVEVLIDVREDSTGQLILSHRKARTIKAWDRVNAAHDEGTIVNGFVKCRTKGGMIVDVFGIEAFLPGSQIDVKPIRDYDVYVGKTMEFKVVKINHEFKNVVVSHKALIEADIEEQKKEIIGQLEKGQVLEGIVKNITSYGVFVDLGGVDGLVHITDLSWSRINHPNEVVELDQKLNVVILDFDEDKTRIQLGLKQLNAHPWEALGDEMKVGDKVEGKVVVIADYGAFVEVAEGVEGLIHVSEMSWSTHLRSAQDFVNVGDKVDAQILTLDREERKMSLGIKQLTPDPWTDITTKYPVGSRHSGIVRNFTNFGVFVELEEGIDGLIYISDLSWTKKVKHPSEFTNIGDTLEVVVLELDVEGRKLSLGHKQTEDNPWDKYEGEFAVGTKHTASIDEMVDKGAVINFNEDISAFVPKRHLEKEDGTDLGKGEEAEFQIIEFNKEFKKVVASHMTIHKEEEAKIVKQAAKKAAKQAEEAKPTLGDANSKLQELKDKMDGKK, from the coding sequence ATGGCTGATAAAGCAACAAAAGAAGCAGTTGTAGAAGAAACTACAGCAGCAGCTGCTCCAGAAGCAGTAGAAACAACTACCGAGAAAGCGGTTGAGGAAAAAACTCCACAACAAGCAAATCCGGAAAAATTCTTAGCAGATTTTAACTGGCACAACTATCAAGAGGGTATAGACCCTGTAGATGGTGAGCAGCTAGAAGAATTTGAAAAGTTAGTAGCAGAGAACTTCGTAGATACCTTAGATGATGAGGTAGTAGAGGGAGAAGTAATTCACATTTCAGACCGTGATGCCATTATCGACATCAACGCAAAGAGTGAAGGAGTTATTTCTTTAAACGAGTTTCGTTACAACCCAGACTTAAAAGTAGGGGACAAAGTAGAAGTATTAATTGATGTACGTGAAGACAGCACAGGGCAACTAATCTTGTCGCACCGTAAAGCACGTACAATTAAGGCTTGGGATCGCGTAAATGCAGCGCATGACGAAGGTACTATCGTAAACGGTTTTGTAAAATGCCGTACTAAAGGTGGTATGATTGTAGACGTATTCGGAATTGAAGCGTTCTTACCAGGTTCACAAATTGATGTGAAGCCTATTCGCGATTACGACGTATACGTAGGAAAAACAATGGAATTCAAAGTGGTGAAAATAAACCACGAATTCAAAAACGTTGTAGTTTCTCATAAAGCGTTGATCGAAGCAGATATCGAAGAGCAGAAAAAAGAAATCATCGGGCAGCTTGAAAAAGGTCAAGTACTTGAAGGGATCGTTAAAAACATTACTTCTTACGGAGTATTTGTGGATCTTGGTGGTGTTGACGGATTGGTACACATTACAGACCTTTCTTGGTCTCGTATCAACCACCCGAACGAGGTTGTAGAGCTTGATCAGAAACTAAATGTAGTAATCTTAGACTTTGATGAGGATAAGACACGTATTCAGTTAGGTCTTAAGCAGCTAAATGCACACCCTTGGGAAGCACTTGGTGATGAGATGAAAGTAGGTGACAAAGTAGAAGGTAAGGTAGTTGTTATTGCAGACTACGGTGCTTTTGTTGAAGTTGCTGAAGGTGTTGAAGGATTAATTCACGTTTCTGAAATGTCATGGTCTACACACTTACGTAGCGCTCAAGACTTTGTAAATGTTGGAGATAAAGTAGACGCTCAAATCTTAACACTAGATAGAGAAGAACGTAAAATGAGTTTAGGTATTAAGCAATTAACACCAGACCCATGGACAGATATCACTACTAAATACCCAGTAGGTTCACGCCACAGCGGTATTGTACGTAACTTCACCAACTTTGGTGTGTTTGTAGAGTTAGAAGAAGGTATCGACGGTCTTATTTATATTAGCGACCTATCTTGGACTAAGAAAGTGAAGCACCCAAGTGAGTTTACCAACATTGGTGACACACTAGAGGTTGTGGTACTTGAATTAGACGTAGAAGGACGTAAATTAAGCCTTGGTCATAAACAAACTGAAGACAACCCTTGGGATAAGTACGAAGGTGAGTTTGCAGTAGGTACAAAGCACACTGCTAGTATCGATGAAATGGTAGACAAAGGTGCTGTGATTAACTTCAACGAAGATATCAGCGCATTTGTACCAAAGCGTCACTTAGAGAAAGAAGACGGAACAGACCTTGGAAAAGGAGAAGAAGCCGAATTCCAAATCATTGAGTTCAATAAAGAATTCAAGAAAGTGGTTGCATCACACATGACAATTCACAAAGAAGAAGAAGCAAAAATTGTAAAGCAAGCTGCTAAGAAAGCTGCAAAACAAGCTGAAGAAGCAAAACCTACCTTAGGAGATGCTAACTCAAAGCTTCAAGAATTGAAAGACAAAATGGACGGGAAGAAATAA
- the lon gene encoding endopeptidase La, with product MAKSKLITLDNLSFQELQDEADLIPLMTTEDEDAMNREELPTTLPILPLRNTVLFPGVVIPITAGRDKSIKLINETNKRGKVIGVVSQKDEDNENPDLADINTIGTVAQILRVLKMPDGNTTVIIQGKKRFEVAEVMTTDPYMTATIREVAEARPAKENAEFKEIISSIKKLALTIIKDSPNIPSEAAFAIKNIESSSFLINFVSSNLNISVEEKQKLLEINDLKERALETLRYMNVELQKLSLRNDIQSKVESDISQQQREYFLHQQMKTIQEELGGTSNEAEIEEMRARAKKKKWKEDVQKHFDKEIAKLQRMNPQVAEFSIQKNYLDLLLELPWDQFSKDKFDLKRARKILDRDHYGLDDVKKRIIEYLAVLKLRNDMKSPILCLYGPPGVGKTSLGKSIAEALGREYVRISLGGLRDEAEIRGHRKTYIGAMPGRIIKSLKKAGTSNPVFVLDEIDKLSVGSQGDPSSAMLEVLDPEQNSEFYDNFLELGYDLSKVMFIATSNSLSTIQPALRDRMEIINVTGYTIEEKVEIAKKHLLPKQLKEHGLTKEHLQIGKAQLEKIVEGYTRESGVRGLEKQIAKMVRHAAMNIAMEEKYEVKVTNQIVVDVLGAPRLERDKYENNDVAGVVTGLAWTRVGGDILFIESTLSKGKGQLTMTGNLGKVMKESATIALEYIKSNTEKLGLSTEIFEKYNIHIHVPEGATPKDGPSAGITMLTSLVSLFTQRKVKKSIAMTGEITLRGKVLPVGGIKEKILAAKRARIKEILLCEDNRRDIEEIKPEYLKGLTFHYVKEMSDVLELALTKQKVKNAKNL from the coding sequence ATGGCGAAATCCAAATTAATTACCTTAGACAACTTGTCATTTCAAGAATTGCAAGACGAGGCAGATTTAATCCCCTTAATGACGACCGAAGATGAAGATGCAATGAATCGGGAAGAACTGCCAACAACCTTACCTATTTTACCATTGCGAAATACGGTGCTATTTCCTGGTGTAGTAATACCAATTACAGCGGGGCGCGACAAGTCTATTAAACTTATTAACGAAACCAATAAAAGAGGTAAAGTCATTGGTGTAGTATCTCAAAAAGATGAGGATAATGAAAATCCAGACTTGGCAGATATTAATACCATTGGTACCGTTGCACAAATTCTACGCGTACTTAAAATGCCTGACGGTAACACTACTGTTATCATTCAGGGTAAGAAGCGCTTTGAGGTTGCAGAAGTCATGACTACTGATCCTTACATGACCGCCACCATACGCGAAGTTGCCGAAGCAAGACCTGCTAAAGAAAACGCCGAGTTTAAAGAGATTATAAGCTCTATAAAGAAACTAGCGCTTACAATAATTAAAGACAGTCCTAACATTCCTTCAGAAGCTGCTTTCGCTATTAAAAACATTGAAAGTTCTTCGTTTTTAATCAATTTTGTGTCTTCAAACCTTAATATTTCCGTAGAAGAAAAACAGAAATTACTAGAGATAAACGACTTAAAAGAACGTGCCTTAGAAACGTTGCGATACATGAATGTAGAGTTGCAAAAACTCTCTTTGCGCAACGATATTCAATCTAAGGTTGAAAGTGATATTAGCCAGCAACAACGAGAATATTTCCTTCATCAGCAAATGAAAACCATTCAAGAAGAATTGGGAGGCACTTCAAACGAAGCTGAAATTGAAGAAATGCGTGCTCGTGCAAAAAAGAAAAAGTGGAAAGAAGATGTACAGAAGCATTTCGATAAAGAAATTGCCAAACTACAACGTATGAATCCGCAAGTGGCAGAGTTTAGTATTCAGAAAAACTATCTCGACTTGCTGCTTGAGCTTCCTTGGGATCAATTCAGTAAAGATAAATTCGATTTAAAACGTGCGCGAAAAATTTTAGATCGCGACCACTACGGTCTAGACGATGTAAAGAAACGTATTATCGAGTACTTGGCAGTTTTAAAGCTGCGAAACGATATGAAATCGCCTATTCTGTGCTTGTACGGTCCTCCAGGTGTTGGTAAAACCAGCCTTGGAAAGTCTATTGCAGAAGCCTTGGGCAGAGAATATGTACGTATTTCTTTAGGCGGTTTGCGAGATGAAGCCGAGATTAGAGGGCATCGTAAAACGTATATCGGCGCCATGCCAGGACGAATTATTAAAAGCCTTAAAAAAGCAGGAACTAGTAATCCGGTGTTTGTTTTAGATGAAATAGATAAACTTTCAGTAGGGAGTCAAGGAGATCCGTCTTCTGCCATGCTAGAAGTATTAGACCCGGAGCAAAACAGTGAATTCTACGATAACTTCTTAGAATTAGGCTACGACCTGTCTAAAGTAATGTTTATTGCTACGTCTAATAGTTTAAGTACCATTCAGCCAGCGTTACGCGACCGTATGGAGATTATTAATGTTACCGGATACACAATTGAAGAGAAAGTAGAAATAGCCAAAAAGCACCTCCTTCCGAAGCAATTAAAAGAACACGGACTTACAAAAGAGCATCTTCAGATTGGCAAAGCACAACTTGAAAAGATTGTAGAAGGGTACACGAGAGAAAGCGGTGTACGCGGACTAGAAAAGCAAATTGCTAAAATGGTGCGTCATGCGGCTATGAATATAGCCATGGAAGAGAAGTACGAAGTAAAAGTAACCAACCAAATCGTGGTAGATGTACTGGGGGCCCCTAGACTAGAGCGCGATAAGTACGAAAATAATGACGTAGCTGGAGTGGTTACCGGTCTTGCATGGACACGCGTAGGGGGTGATATATTGTTTATTGAATCTACACTCTCTAAAGGTAAAGGGCAACTTACCATGACAGGTAATTTAGGGAAGGTGATGAAAGAGAGTGCAACCATAGCCCTAGAATACATTAAATCTAATACCGAAAAGCTTGGGTTGTCTACAGAAATTTTCGAAAAGTATAACATTCATATTCACGTTCCAGAAGGTGCTACGCCAAAAGACGGTCCGAGCGCAGGAATTACCATGCTTACCTCTTTGGTTTCTTTATTTACACAACGTAAAGTAAAAAAGAGCATAGCTATGACAGGAGAAATTACACTACGAGGAAAAGTGCTACCTGTGGGTGGAATTAAAGAAAAAATTCTTGCTGCTAAACGTGCACGAATTAAGGAAATTTTACTGTGCGAAGACAACAGAAGAGATATTGAAGAAATAAAACCTGAATATTTAAAAGGGTTAACCTTTCATTACGTAAAAGAGATGAGCGATGTGTTAGAACTTGCTTTGACAAAGCAAAAAGTGAAGAACGCCAAAAATTTATAA
- the porQ gene encoding type IX secretion system protein PorQ, translating to MLKKVLLVLAICTAFPTVAQVGGRATYQFLNLVTSTRQAALGGKNITNYDYDPTQAMYNPATINPAMDNQLALNYANYIGDVNYGTASYAYLWDRRTQVLHTGITYINYGSFDGYDENGEATNSFSGGEVAVSFGHARNIAFTNFHVGGNVKFISSKLEQYTSFGVAADIALMYVYEDWDLHITAVARNLGSQITPYEDTYEKLPFEVLFGISQTLQNIPIRWHFTLENLQTWNIAFANPNRDEIDLEGNTTSEDINFIDNAFRHMIVGIELFPESGFNLRLGYNLRRAEELRILDQRSFAGLTGGFSIKLNKLRLSYAYSRFNGAATTSTFGLNLNLQ from the coding sequence ATGCTAAAAAAGGTTTTACTTGTTCTTGCTATTTGTACAGCGTTTCCAACGGTGGCACAAGTAGGAGGCCGTGCAACCTATCAATTCTTAAATTTAGTTACTTCTACAAGACAAGCAGCACTTGGCGGGAAGAACATTACCAATTACGATTACGACCCTACGCAGGCTATGTACAATCCTGCTACCATCAATCCCGCAATGGACAATCAGTTGGCACTTAATTATGCAAACTATATAGGAGATGTAAATTACGGTACGGCTTCATACGCCTATTTATGGGATCGCAGGACGCAAGTGCTACATACTGGAATTACCTACATCAACTACGGAAGTTTTGATGGGTACGATGAAAATGGAGAAGCAACCAATAGTTTTAGTGGGGGAGAAGTAGCAGTTTCTTTTGGGCATGCTAGAAATATAGCCTTTACTAACTTTCATGTGGGCGGAAATGTTAAGTTTATTTCATCTAAGTTAGAACAATACACCTCGTTTGGTGTGGCCGCAGATATAGCCTTGATGTATGTTTATGAAGATTGGGACTTGCACATTACGGCAGTGGCACGTAATTTAGGATCTCAAATAACTCCTTACGAAGACACTTACGAGAAATTACCCTTTGAGGTGCTCTTCGGAATTTCACAAACTCTACAGAACATTCCTATTCGTTGGCACTTTACGTTAGAAAATTTACAAACCTGGAATATTGCCTTTGCCAATCCCAATAGAGACGAAATAGACCTTGAAGGCAACACAACGTCTGAAGATATTAATTTTATAGACAATGCTTTTAGGCATATGATTGTTGGCATTGAGCTGTTCCCTGAAAGTGGTTTTAACCTTAGATTGGGCTATAACCTAAGACGAGCCGAAGAATTACGAATTCTCGATCAACGTTCGTTTGCAGGATTAACGGGCGGATTTTCTATAAAATTAAATAAATTGCGACTGAGTTACGCCTATTCTCGTTTTAACGGGGCGGCAACAACAAGTACCTTTGGGCTCAATTTAAATCTGCAATAA